Proteins encoded in a region of the Epinephelus lanceolatus isolate andai-2023 chromosome 20, ASM4190304v1, whole genome shotgun sequence genome:
- the LOC144458878 gene encoding uncharacterized protein LOC144458878, producing MRSAAVFLALLLCLQWTWAQGESGEVTGTDTETEGGNRQEEVQFEIQSVGAAHDQSSSQTNISPDIWAELKELRDMAIKHRSKIEKLEQENAVLESRVNTSENLVAELRRENMVLETRMSSSENEVAELKRENADHPKVAFSAGLTDAGHVGPFNTEITLKFSKVFTNIGQAYSPTTGIFTAPVRGVYNFRFTVWNNRTTAWMGAYLYHNEKRMTYSFDLNDNRFVSVSNALILQLEKGDVVYMALPSGHGVFDDSHNRTIFSGFLLFAL from the exons ATGAGGAGCGCTGCAGTTTTTCTGGCGCTGTTGCTCTGTCTGCAGTGGACGTGGGCTCAGGGTGAGAGTGGAGAGGTGACAGGGACAGACACTGAGACAGAGGGGGGAAACAGGCAGGAAGAGGTTCAGTTTGAGATACAGAGTGTCGGAGCAGCCCATGATCAGAGCAGCAGCCAGACCAACATCAGCCCTGACATCTGGGCTGAGCTCAAGGAGCTGAGAGACATGGCCATCAAACACAGGAGCAAGATAGAGAAGCTGGAGCAAGAGAATGCAG TTTTGGAGTCCAGAGTGAACACCAGTGAAAATTTGGTGGCGGAGCTCAGGAGAGAAAACATGG TGTTGGAAACCAGAATGAGCTCCAGTGAAAACGAGGTGGCAGAGCTCAAGAGAGAGAATGCAG ACCATCCAAAGGTGGCGTTCTCAGCTGGTCTTACTGATGCAGGACACGTTGGACCCTTCAACACTGAGATCACACTTAAGTTCAGTAAAGTCTTCACCAATATCGGCCAGGCCTACAGCCCAACTACAG gtaTCTTCACAGCCCCAGTCAGAGGAGTCTACAACTTCAGATTCACAGTGTGGAACAACCGCACTACAGCTTGGATGGGTGCTTATCTCTATCACAATGAGAAGAGAATGACGTATAGTTTTGATCTAAATGATAACcgctttgtctctgtgtctaaTGCATTAATTCTTCAACTGGAAAAGGGAGATGTGGTCTACATGGCTCTCCCTTCAGGCCATGGTGTCTTTGATGATTCGCATAATCGTACCATTTTTAGTGGATTTCTACTTTTTGCTCTGTGA
- the LOC144458916 gene encoding uncharacterized protein LOC144458916, with translation MRSAAVFLALLLCLQWTWAQGESGEVTGTDAETEGGNRQEEVQFEIQGVGAAHDQSSSQTNISPDIWAELKELRDMAIEHRSKIEKLEQENAATQARLTASESKNAVLEAKMSFYENLVTELQRENKVLETRMSSSENEVAELKRENADLLARVTASENKITVLETRMSSSENEVAELKRENADRPKVAFSAGLTDAGSVGPFDTEITLKFSKVFTNIGQAYSPTTGIFTAPVRGIYYFRFTVWEVRSSAWTGAYLYHNEKRMTYSFDLNDNRYVSVSNALILQLEKGDVVYIALPSGYGVYDNSGNHNIFSGFLLFAL, from the exons ATGAGGAGCGCTGCAGTTTTTCTGGCGTTGTTGCTCTGTCTGCAATGGACGTGGGCTCAGGGTGAGAGTGGAGAGGTGACAGGGACAGACGCTGAGACAGAGGGGGGAAACAGGCAGGAAGAGGTTCAGTTTGAGATACAGGGTGTCGGAGCAGCCCATGATCAGAGCAGCAGCCAGACCAACATCAGCCCTGACATCTGGGCTGAGCTCAAGGAGCTGAGAGACATGGCCATCGAACACAGGAGCAAGATAGAGAAGCTGGAGCAAGAGAATGCAG CCACACAGGCCAGACTGACAGCCAGTGAAAGCAAGAATGCAG TTTTGGAGGCCAAAATGAGCTTCTATGAAAATCTAGTCACGGAGCTTCAGAGAGAGAACAAAG TGTTGGAAACCAGAATGAGCTCCAGTGAAAACGAGGTGGCAGAGCTCAAGAGAGAGAATGCAG ATCTTCTGGCCAGAGTAACAGCGAGTGAAAACAAGATCACAG TGTTGGAAACCAGAATGAGCTCCAGTGAAAACGAGGTGGCAGAGCTCAAGAGAGAGAATGCAG ACCGTCCAAAGGTGGCGTTCTCAGCTGGTCTTACTGACGCAGGATCCGTTGGACCCTTCGACACTGAGATCACACTTAAGTTCAGTAAAGTCTTCACCAATATCGGCCAGGCCTACAGCCCAACTACAG gtaTCTTCACAGCCCCAGTCAGAGGAATCTACTACTTCAGATTCACAGTGTGGGAGGTCCGCTCTTCAGCTTGGACCGGTGCTTATCTCTATCACAATGAGAAGAGAATGACGTATAGTTTTGATCTAAATGATAACCGCTATGTCTCTGTGTCTAATGCATTAATTCTTCAACTGGAAAAGGGAGATGTGGTCTACATAGCTCTTCCTTCAGGCTATGGTGTTTATGATAATTCAGGTAATCATAACATTTTTAGTGGATTTCTGCTTTTTGCTCTGTGA